The Flavobacterium marginilacus genome window below encodes:
- a CDS encoding phosphoadenylyl-sulfate reductase, with protein sequence MSTEIANALLEKTAGFSIEETLAFLADEYKGKVIFSTSFGQEDQVITAMIAKNELPISIFTLDTGRLFQETYDVFHRTVKKYKVAIQTYFPEASAVENLLNTKGPNSFYESVENRKECCFIRKVAPLTKALKGNEIWITGLRAEQSENRNDLKAFEYDAHFNIIKFNPLLKWSLEDVQKYIDENNVPQNALHKKGFVSIGCAPCTRAIAEGEDIRAGRWSWESSHKECGLHQK encoded by the coding sequence ATGAGCACAGAAATAGCAAATGCTTTATTGGAAAAAACGGCTGGTTTCTCGATTGAGGAAACTTTGGCTTTTTTGGCTGATGAGTACAAAGGGAAAGTGATTTTTTCGACTTCATTTGGACAGGAAGACCAAGTTATAACTGCAATGATTGCCAAGAATGAATTGCCAATCAGCATTTTTACACTGGATACTGGAAGATTGTTTCAGGAAACCTATGATGTTTTTCATAGAACGGTAAAAAAATACAAAGTAGCTATTCAAACCTATTTTCCTGAGGCCAGTGCTGTGGAAAATCTGTTGAATACAAAAGGGCCAAACAGCTTCTACGAATCGGTGGAGAATAGAAAAGAATGCTGTTTTATTCGAAAAGTAGCTCCATTGACGAAAGCCTTGAAAGGAAATGAAATTTGGATTACCGGTTTACGTGCTGAACAATCAGAAAACAGAAATGATTTGAAAGCCTTTGAATACGATGCCCATTTCAATATCATAAAATTCAATCCATTGCTGAAATGGAGTTTGGAAGATGTTCAAAAATATATTGATGAAAATAATGTGCCACAGAATGCTTTGCACAAAAAAGGCTTCGTAAGCATTGGCTGTGCGCCTTGTACCAGAGCGATTGCCGAAGGAGAGGACATTAGAGCTGGAAGATGGTCATGGGAATCAAGCCATAAAGAATGCGGATTGCACCAGAAATAA
- the cysD gene encoding sulfate adenylyltransferase subunit CysD, which yields MSSVLKTNALESEAIYIFREVISQFDKPVLLFSGGKDSITLVRLAQKAFFPAKIPFPLLHVDTGHNFPETIEFRDKLVAELGLELIVRNVQDAIDSGKVVEESGKYSSRNSLQTTTLLDAIEEFKFDACIGGARRDEEKARAKERIFSVRDDFGQWDEKNQRPELFDLLNGKIENGQNVRVFPISNWTELDVWSYIEQEQIEIPSIYFSHKRKVFLRDGLIWSHSPFVYQEEDEQVEERIVRFRTVGDMSCTAAVESYAATISEVVGEIRSSTISERGARIDDKRSEAAMEKRKQQGYF from the coding sequence ATGAGTTCAGTTTTAAAAACAAATGCTTTAGAAAGCGAAGCAATTTACATATTCAGAGAAGTAATTTCTCAATTTGATAAACCGGTTTTGCTTTTTTCAGGCGGTAAAGATTCGATTACATTGGTGCGTTTGGCACAAAAAGCTTTTTTTCCTGCAAAAATTCCTTTCCCGTTATTACACGTGGATACAGGTCATAATTTCCCTGAAACTATTGAATTTAGAGATAAATTGGTAGCCGAATTAGGATTGGAATTAATCGTTCGTAACGTACAGGACGCTATCGATTCAGGGAAAGTTGTTGAAGAGTCTGGAAAATACTCAAGCAGAAACAGTTTGCAGACGACTACACTTTTGGATGCTATCGAAGAATTCAAATTCGATGCTTGTATTGGTGGAGCGCGTCGTGATGAAGAAAAAGCAAGAGCTAAAGAGCGTATATTTTCTGTTCGTGATGATTTTGGTCAATGGGATGAAAAAAACCAGCGTCCAGAATTGTTTGACCTTTTGAACGGAAAAATTGAAAACGGACAAAACGTTCGTGTTTTCCCTATTTCAAACTGGACAGAATTAGATGTTTGGAGTTATATTGAACAAGAGCAGATCGAAATTCCTTCGATTTACTTTTCACATAAACGTAAAGTTTTTTTGAGAGACGGTTTAATTTGGTCACACTCTCCTTTTGTGTACCAGGAAGAAGACGAGCAAGTCGAAGAAAGAATTGTTCGCTTCAGAACCGTTGGAGATATGAGCTGTACAGCTGCTGTTGAATCGTATGCAGCAACAATCTCTGAAGTTGTTGGAGAGATTCGTTCTTCTACCATTTCTGAAAGAGGAGCCAGAATCGACGATAAACGTTCTGAGGCAGCGATGGAAAAAAGAAAACAGCAAGGTTACTTTTAG
- a CDS encoding sulfate adenylyltransferase subunit 1, translating to MEVLKIATAGSVDDGKSTLIGRLLYDTQSLTTDKLEAIEKSSKQKGYDYLDFSLATDGLVAEREQGITIDVAHIYFSTAKKSYIIADTPGHVEYTRNMVTGASTSQVSIILIDARKGVIEQTYRHFFINNLLRVKDVIVAVNKMDLVDYSEEVFNKIKTDFQALNAKSAYKEQNVSYIPLSALTGDNVVETLGKMPWYTGQTILQHLEGLESKDIYDNGKTRFPVQTVIRPKTEEYHDFRGYAGKLYGNSIKVGDAVTVLPSLTESVVTKIHFFDKQFDEAKAGSSITIELENDINVTRGDMIVKSNELPKVEKDIETTVCWMDSKKLVAGAKYYVQHNTNRVLAKIDSVKNVIATDYSGSKEASQLSINEIGEVSIKLSKAIYFDAYTDNKSNGAFILIDATTNTTAGVGFIK from the coding sequence ATGGAAGTTTTAAAAATAGCAACAGCAGGAAGTGTAGATGACGGAAAAAGTACTTTAATCGGGAGATTATTGTATGATACGCAATCATTGACTACAGATAAATTAGAAGCAATAGAAAAAAGCAGTAAACAAAAAGGATACGATTATTTGGATTTTTCGTTAGCAACTGATGGTTTGGTTGCCGAGAGAGAACAAGGAATTACGATTGATGTTGCTCATATTTATTTTTCGACTGCGAAAAAAAGTTACATCATTGCCGATACTCCAGGTCACGTAGAATATACTCGTAATATGGTTACAGGAGCTTCGACTTCGCAAGTGTCTATCATTTTGATTGATGCCCGTAAAGGAGTAATTGAGCAAACGTACCGTCACTTTTTTATCAATAATTTATTGAGAGTAAAAGACGTGATTGTGGCTGTAAACAAAATGGATTTGGTTGATTATTCGGAAGAAGTTTTCAATAAAATCAAAACCGATTTTCAAGCATTAAATGCAAAAAGTGCTTACAAAGAACAAAACGTAAGTTACATTCCATTGAGTGCTTTAACAGGAGATAATGTGGTAGAAACTTTAGGAAAAATGCCTTGGTACACTGGGCAGACTATCCTTCAGCATTTAGAAGGTTTAGAATCAAAAGATATTTATGATAATGGAAAAACACGTTTTCCTGTACAAACCGTAATTCGCCCAAAAACGGAAGAATACCACGATTTTAGAGGATACGCTGGTAAATTATATGGAAATTCTATTAAGGTTGGAGATGCGGTAACGGTTCTTCCTTCTTTGACAGAATCTGTAGTGACAAAAATTCACTTTTTCGACAAACAATTTGATGAAGCAAAGGCAGGTTCTTCGATTACTATCGAATTAGAAAATGATATTAATGTGACCAGAGGCGATATGATTGTAAAATCTAACGAGCTTCCAAAAGTGGAGAAAGATATCGAAACTACTGTCTGCTGGATGGACAGCAAAAAATTAGTAGCTGGCGCTAAATATTATGTACAGCATAATACGAATAGAGTTTTGGCGAAAATTGACAGCGTGAAAAATGTAATCGCAACGGATTATTCTGGTTCAAAAGAAGCTTCTCAATTGTCGATTAACGAAATTGGAGAAGTGAGTATTAAATTGAGTAAAGCTATTTATTTTGATGCTTATACAGATAACAAATCAAATGGAGCTTTTATCTTAATTGATGCAACTACAAATACTACAGCAGGAGTAGGTTTTATTAAATAG
- a CDS encoding HEPN domain-containing protein — MESFRTEIENPIVQKEIIDLEKKIHLFRGGQIDDERFRSLRLARGIYGQRQEGVQMIRIKLPYGKVTSEQLRRITDVSEEYSTGRLHITTRQDIQIHYVSLDRTPELWADLAKDDITLREACGNTVRNITASELAGVDVNEPFDVTPYAHAMFQYLLRNPICQEMGRKFKISFSSSDEDTALSYLHDLGFIPKLKDGQKGFKVVFGGGLGSQPAHAELLSEFIPVNQIIPTAEGIIRIFDRYGERAKRMKARMKFLIKEMGRDVFLDLVAKEKKAIAFETYEIDTTAFEGAIPEPLLEVPQVTIEDTQAYEAWKKSNVIAQKQEGYFAIGVKVLLGDFYIDKARLLADLIKNYGANELRFSLRQNIVIRNIKEENLPFFYQELAKLEMVSLGYNTIGDITACPGTDTCNLGIASSTGIAEELEKVIKAEYPQYSNNSEIEIKISGCMNACGQHNMSAIGFQGMSINSGKLVAPALQVLLGGGRLGNGEGRFADKVIKVPSRRGPDALRAILNDFDANGNGQKFLDYYDAKGEKYFYEILKPFADVTNLTEADFVDWGNADNYVKAVGVGECAGVVIDLVATLLLEAKDKLTFAQESFEEGKYSDAIYHTYAGFVNGAKALLLSENEKTNNHAGIVDLFDTVFVATNKIELATSFRELVYQINAVEPSEAFAKKYIQEGITFFDTIEKYRAKDLADA; from the coding sequence ATGGAAAGTTTTAGAACAGAAATAGAAAACCCGATAGTTCAAAAAGAGATTATCGATTTAGAGAAAAAGATTCATTTATTCCGTGGCGGACAAATTGATGATGAGCGTTTTCGTTCTCTTCGTTTAGCACGTGGAATTTATGGACAGCGTCAGGAAGGCGTGCAAATGATTCGTATCAAATTGCCTTATGGTAAAGTGACCAGCGAACAATTAAGACGTATTACCGATGTATCTGAGGAATATTCTACTGGACGTTTGCACATTACAACGCGTCAGGATATTCAAATTCACTACGTAAGTTTAGACAGAACGCCTGAACTTTGGGCTGATTTGGCCAAAGACGATATCACTTTGCGCGAAGCTTGCGGGAACACTGTTCGTAATATTACAGCAAGTGAATTGGCAGGTGTAGATGTAAACGAACCGTTTGATGTTACACCTTATGCACATGCCATGTTTCAATATTTGTTGAGAAATCCTATCTGTCAGGAAATGGGACGTAAATTCAAAATTTCGTTCTCTTCTTCTGACGAAGATACGGCTTTGAGCTATCTGCACGATTTGGGATTTATTCCAAAACTTAAAGATGGACAAAAAGGTTTTAAAGTAGTTTTTGGTGGAGGTTTAGGTTCACAGCCAGCTCATGCCGAATTGCTTTCAGAATTTATTCCGGTTAACCAAATCATTCCAACAGCAGAGGGAATCATCCGTATTTTTGACAGATACGGTGAACGTGCCAAAAGAATGAAAGCGCGTATGAAATTCTTAATCAAAGAAATGGGAAGAGATGTTTTCCTTGATTTGGTTGCAAAAGAGAAAAAAGCAATCGCTTTTGAAACATACGAAATTGACACTACTGCTTTTGAAGGTGCTATTCCAGAACCATTATTAGAAGTTCCTCAAGTTACAATTGAAGATACACAAGCGTATGAAGCTTGGAAAAAATCAAATGTAATTGCTCAAAAACAAGAGGGTTATTTCGCTATTGGTGTAAAAGTTTTGTTAGGAGATTTTTATATTGATAAAGCAAGATTATTAGCGGATTTAATCAAAAATTACGGAGCTAATGAATTGCGTTTTTCATTAAGACAAAACATTGTAATTCGTAATATAAAAGAAGAGAATTTGCCTTTCTTTTATCAGGAATTAGCCAAATTAGAAATGGTTTCTTTAGGTTACAATACGATTGGTGACATAACGGCTTGTCCAGGTACAGATACTTGTAACTTAGGAATTGCAAGCAGTACAGGAATTGCAGAAGAATTAGAAAAAGTAATCAAAGCCGAATATCCACAATACAGCAACAACAGCGAAATTGAAATCAAAATCAGTGGTTGTATGAACGCTTGTGGACAGCACAATATGTCGGCTATTGGTTTCCAGGGAATGTCAATCAACTCAGGGAAATTGGTAGCGCCAGCGTTGCAGGTTTTATTAGGTGGTGGACGTTTAGGGAACGGAGAAGGACGTTTTGCTGATAAAGTAATCAAAGTGCCAAGCCGTAGAGGCCCAGATGCTTTGCGTGCAATTTTGAATGATTTTGATGCAAACGGAAACGGGCAAAAATTCCTTGATTATTATGATGCCAAAGGAGAGAAATATTTCTATGAAATTTTAAAACCTTTTGCAGATGTAACTAATCTTACCGAAGCTGATTTCGTAGATTGGGGTAATGCTGATAACTACGTAAAAGCGGTTGGAGTTGGAGAATGTGCTGGTGTTGTAATTGATTTAGTAGCGACTTTATTATTAGAAGCGAAAGATAAATTGACTTTTGCACAAGAATCTTTCGAAGAAGGAAAATATTCAGATGCAATCTACCACACTTACGCTGGATTTGTAAATGGTGCAAAAGCATTATTACTTTCTGAAAACGAAAAAACAAATAACCACGCAGGAATCGTTGATTTATTTGATACTGTTTTTGTAGCAACTAATAAAATTGAATTGGCTACTTCTTTCAGAGAATTGGTGTATCAAATCAATGCCGTTGAGCCTTCAGAAGCTTTCGCTAAAAAATACATTCAAGAAGGAATTACCTTTTTTGATACAATTGAAAAATATAGAGCCAAAGATTTAGCTGATGCTTAA